The following proteins come from a genomic window of Meles meles chromosome 1, mMelMel3.1 paternal haplotype, whole genome shotgun sequence:
- the RTCA gene encoding RNA 3'-terminal phosphate cyclase isoform X3 — MIRDLCDGQLEGAEIGSTEIMFTPEKIKGGIHTADTKTAGSVCLLMQVSMPCVLFAAAPSELRLKGGTNAEMAPQIDYTAMVFKPIVEKFGFTFNCDIKMRGYYPKGGGEVIVRMSPVKQLNPINLTDRGSVTKIYGRAFVAGVLPFKVAKDMAAAAVRCIRKEIRDLYVNIQPVQEPKDQAFGNGNGIIIIAETSTGCLFAGSSLGKRGVNADKVGIEAAEVLLANLRHGGAVDEYLQDQLIIFMALACGVSRIKTGPVTLHTQTAIHFAEQLAKAKFSVKKSEDEEDASKDTYIIECQGIGMTNPYL, encoded by the exons ATGATTCGAGATTTGTGTGATGGGCAATTGGAGGGGGCAGAAATCGGCTCGACAGAAATAATGTTTACACCAGAGAAGATTAAAGGTGGAATCCACACAGCAGATACCAAGACAGCAGG GAGTGTGTGCCTCTTGATGCAGGTCTCAATGCCCTGTGTTCTCTTTGCTGCTGCTCCATCAGAGCTTCGTTTAAAAGGTGGAACTAATGCTGAAATGGCACCACAGATTGATTACACAGCTATG GTTTTCAAGCCAATTGTGGAAAAATTTGGTTTCACATTTAATTGTGATATTAAAATGAG GGGCTACTACCCAAAAGGGGGTGGTGAAGTGATTGTCCGAATGTCACCAGTTAAACAGTTGAATCCAATAAATTTAACTGACCGTGGCTCTGTGACTAAGATATATGGAAGAGCTTTTGTTGCTGGTGTTTTGCCATTTAAA GTAGCAAAAGATATGGCAGCGGCTGCCGTAAGATGCATCAGAAAGGAGATTAGGGATCTTTATGTTAACATCCAGCCTGTTCAGGAACCTAAAGACCAAGCCTTTGGCAATGGAAATGGAATAAT cATTATTGCTGAGACATCCACCGGCTGTTTGTTTGCTGGATCATCGCTTGGTAAACGAG GTGTAAATGCGGACAAGGTTGGAATTGAAGCTGCTGAAGTGCTCTTAGCAAATCTCAGACACGGTGGCGCTGTGGATGAGTATCTGCAAGACCAG ctgaTCATTTTCATGGCATTAGCCTGTGGCGTTTCCAGAATAAAAACAGGACCAGTTACACTCCATACACAAACAGCTATACATTTTGCTGAACAACTAGCAAAG GCTAAATTCTCTGTGAAGAAATCAGAAGATGAAGAAGATGCATCTAAAGACACTTATATTATTGAGTGCCAAGGAATTGGAATGACAAATCCATATCTATAG
- the RTCA gene encoding RNA 3'-terminal phosphate cyclase isoform X1: MAGQRVEVDGGIMEGGGQILRVSTALSCLLGLPLRVQKIRAGRSTPGLRPQHLSGLEMIRDLCDGQLEGAEIGSTEIMFTPEKIKGGIHTADTKTAGSVCLLMQVSMPCVLFAAAPSELRLKGGTNAEMAPQIDYTAMVFKPIVEKFGFTFNCDIKMRGYYPKGGGEVIVRMSPVKQLNPINLTDRGSVTKIYGRAFVAGVLPFKVAKDMAAAAVRCIRKEIRDLYVNIQPVQEPKDQAFGNGNGIIIIAETSTGCLFAGSSLGKRGVNADKVGIEAAEVLLANLRHGGAVDEYLQDQLIIFMALACGVSRIKTGPVTLHTQTAIHFAEQLAKAKFSVKKSEDEEDASKDTYIIECQGIGMTNPYL, encoded by the exons ATGGCGGGTCAGCGGGTGGAGGTGGACGGCGGGATCATGGAAGGG GGAGGCCAGATCCTGAGGGTGTCTACAGCCCTGAGCTGTCTCCTGGGCCTCCCTTTGCGGGTACAGAAGATCCGAGCCGGCCGCAGCACGCCTGGCCTGAG GCCTCAACATTTATCTGGACTGGAAATGATTCGAGATTTGTGTGATGGGCAATTGGAGGGGGCAGAAATCGGCTCGACAGAAATAATGTTTACACCAGAGAAGATTAAAGGTGGAATCCACACAGCAGATACCAAGACAGCAGG GAGTGTGTGCCTCTTGATGCAGGTCTCAATGCCCTGTGTTCTCTTTGCTGCTGCTCCATCAGAGCTTCGTTTAAAAGGTGGAACTAATGCTGAAATGGCACCACAGATTGATTACACAGCTATG GTTTTCAAGCCAATTGTGGAAAAATTTGGTTTCACATTTAATTGTGATATTAAAATGAG GGGCTACTACCCAAAAGGGGGTGGTGAAGTGATTGTCCGAATGTCACCAGTTAAACAGTTGAATCCAATAAATTTAACTGACCGTGGCTCTGTGACTAAGATATATGGAAGAGCTTTTGTTGCTGGTGTTTTGCCATTTAAA GTAGCAAAAGATATGGCAGCGGCTGCCGTAAGATGCATCAGAAAGGAGATTAGGGATCTTTATGTTAACATCCAGCCTGTTCAGGAACCTAAAGACCAAGCCTTTGGCAATGGAAATGGAATAAT cATTATTGCTGAGACATCCACCGGCTGTTTGTTTGCTGGATCATCGCTTGGTAAACGAG GTGTAAATGCGGACAAGGTTGGAATTGAAGCTGCTGAAGTGCTCTTAGCAAATCTCAGACACGGTGGCGCTGTGGATGAGTATCTGCAAGACCAG ctgaTCATTTTCATGGCATTAGCCTGTGGCGTTTCCAGAATAAAAACAGGACCAGTTACACTCCATACACAAACAGCTATACATTTTGCTGAACAACTAGCAAAG GCTAAATTCTCTGTGAAGAAATCAGAAGATGAAGAAGATGCATCTAAAGACACTTATATTATTGAGTGCCAAGGAATTGGAATGACAAATCCATATCTATAG
- the RTCA gene encoding RNA 3'-terminal phosphate cyclase isoform X2, with translation MAGQRVEVDGGIMEGGGQILRVSTALSCLLGLPLRVQKIRAGRSTPGLRSVCLLMQVSMPCVLFAAAPSELRLKGGTNAEMAPQIDYTAMVFKPIVEKFGFTFNCDIKMRGYYPKGGGEVIVRMSPVKQLNPINLTDRGSVTKIYGRAFVAGVLPFKVAKDMAAAAVRCIRKEIRDLYVNIQPVQEPKDQAFGNGNGIIIIAETSTGCLFAGSSLGKRGVNADKVGIEAAEVLLANLRHGGAVDEYLQDQLIIFMALACGVSRIKTGPVTLHTQTAIHFAEQLAKAKFSVKKSEDEEDASKDTYIIECQGIGMTNPYL, from the exons ATGGCGGGTCAGCGGGTGGAGGTGGACGGCGGGATCATGGAAGGG GGAGGCCAGATCCTGAGGGTGTCTACAGCCCTGAGCTGTCTCCTGGGCCTCCCTTTGCGGGTACAGAAGATCCGAGCCGGCCGCAGCACGCCTGGCCTGAG GAGTGTGTGCCTCTTGATGCAGGTCTCAATGCCCTGTGTTCTCTTTGCTGCTGCTCCATCAGAGCTTCGTTTAAAAGGTGGAACTAATGCTGAAATGGCACCACAGATTGATTACACAGCTATG GTTTTCAAGCCAATTGTGGAAAAATTTGGTTTCACATTTAATTGTGATATTAAAATGAG GGGCTACTACCCAAAAGGGGGTGGTGAAGTGATTGTCCGAATGTCACCAGTTAAACAGTTGAATCCAATAAATTTAACTGACCGTGGCTCTGTGACTAAGATATATGGAAGAGCTTTTGTTGCTGGTGTTTTGCCATTTAAA GTAGCAAAAGATATGGCAGCGGCTGCCGTAAGATGCATCAGAAAGGAGATTAGGGATCTTTATGTTAACATCCAGCCTGTTCAGGAACCTAAAGACCAAGCCTTTGGCAATGGAAATGGAATAAT cATTATTGCTGAGACATCCACCGGCTGTTTGTTTGCTGGATCATCGCTTGGTAAACGAG GTGTAAATGCGGACAAGGTTGGAATTGAAGCTGCTGAAGTGCTCTTAGCAAATCTCAGACACGGTGGCGCTGTGGATGAGTATCTGCAAGACCAG ctgaTCATTTTCATGGCATTAGCCTGTGGCGTTTCCAGAATAAAAACAGGACCAGTTACACTCCATACACAAACAGCTATACATTTTGCTGAACAACTAGCAAAG GCTAAATTCTCTGTGAAGAAATCAGAAGATGAAGAAGATGCATCTAAAGACACTTATATTATTGAGTGCCAAGGAATTGGAATGACAAATCCATATCTATAG